The Strix aluco isolate bStrAlu1 chromosome 1, bStrAlu1.hap1, whole genome shotgun sequence genome has a window encoding:
- the TMC2 gene encoding transmembrane channel-like protein 2, with protein sequence MGKKKKCALQVIMEDVGIEIDGQVESDAESEEEVKDKTPKKHPRRKTGRASRLERKKQEKDKEEDESKEEDSCSQQNRASRKKNYQQKNSDGKKAGEEGSRQRERGKKAPTKDQKESENKEKKTNKKEKEGDDKQKTDRKNSTTSSSNSSDEESLSEEELAMLMEQVEQKKKLISTMRNKPWRMMKKLSVLREAQAFVEKFEGALGKGKGKKLYAYKMMMAKKWVKFKRDFDNFKTQCIPWEMKIKEVESHFGSSVASYFIFLRWMYGVNLVLFGLIFGLVIIPEILMGMPYGSMPRKTVPRAEQATAMDFSVLWDFEGYIKYSALFYGYYNNQRTIGWLKYRLPMAYFTVGISVFGYSLMVVIRSMARNANESTADGDDDNFIFSWKMFTSWDYLIGNPETADNKFASITTSFKESIVDEQESNKDENIHLRRFLRVLANVLIICCLCGSGYLIYFVVKRSQTFSKMQNVGWYERNEVEIVMSLLGMFCPPLFETIAALENYHPRIGLKWQLGRIFALFLGNLYTFLLALMDDVNEKLAEEDVVKNITHWTLLSHHNSSVGNGSTATPPPLDPADVPRGPCWETTVGIEIVRLTVSDILVTYITILVGDFIRACFVRFMNYCWCWDLEAGFPSYAEFDISGNVLGLIFNQGMIWMGSFYAPGLVGINVLRLLTSMYFQCWAVMSSNVPHARVFKASKSNNFYMGLLLLILFLSLLPVAYTIMSLPPSFDCGPFSGKKRMYEVIQETIELDFPLFVAKIFSYVANPGLIIPAILLMVLAIYYLNAVAEAYQRANAELKKKMQMQREEEKNKRNNKASTNPVLQDLEDLFTPSTKSESHLKEAEDKKIDSPNRTSPVVKQDKAAALGGSPMTGGRGTAFTLPPHMFMTRPPTPHVWAPYPGQPRPRGYPLGPVPGRGRGQPRYSYPAQ encoded by the exons atggggaagaaaaagaaatgtgctttACAGGTCATCATGGAAGATG tTGGAATAGAGATTGATGGACAAGTCGAAAGTGACGCAGAGAGTGAAG aagAAGTAAAGGACAAGACACCTAAGAAACATCCCCGCAGGAAAACCGGCAGAGCAAGCAGGCTTGAAAGGAAGAagcaagagaaagacaaagaagaagaTGAGAGCAAAGAGGAAGACAGTTGTAGCCAACAAAACAGagcttctaggaaaaaaaactaccaacaaaaaaacagtgatggaaaaaaagcaggagaggaaggaagccgacagagagagagaggcaaaaaGGCTCCTACCAAAGATCAAAAGGagtcagaaaacaaagaaaagaaaacaaacaagaaagaaaaggaaggggacGACAAACAGaagacagacaggaaaaacaG TACTACTTCTTCGTCCAACTCATCCGACGAGGAGTCGTTGTCAGAGGAAGAGCTCGCAATGCTGATGGAGCAGgtggagcaaaagaaaaaactgatTTCCACGATGAGGAACAAGCCCTGGAGGATGATGAAGAAGCTCTCAGTGCTCAG GGAGGCACAAGCTTTTGTAGAAAAGTTTGAAGGAGCTCTGGGAAAAGGGAAGGGCAAAAAGTTGTACGCGTATAAGATGATGATGGCAAAG AAATGGGTGAAATTTAAGAGAGACTTTGACAATTTTAAAACCCAGTGCATACCCTGGGAGATGAAGATAAAAGAAGTGGAGA GTCACTTTGGCTCCTCAGTCGCTTCCTACTTCATATTTCTGCGGTGGATGTACGGAGTAAATCTTGTCCTTTTTGGTTTAATATTTGGACTGGTTATAATTCCAGAG ATCCTGATGGGAATGCCATACGGGAGCATGCCAAGGAAAACTGTACCCCGGGCCGAACAAGCAACAGCTATGGATTTCTCAGTTCTTTGGGATTTTGAG ggCTACATCAAATACTCAGCCCTCTTTTACGGCTACTACAACAACCAGCGGACAATTGGCTGGTTAAAATACAGGCTACCAATGGCATATTTCACGGTTGGGATCAGCGTATTCGGCTACAGCCTGATGGTTGTTATAAGATC GATGGCACGCAATGCCAATGAAAGTACAGCAGACGGAGATGATGACAACTTcattttcagctggaaaatgttCACCAGCTGGGACTACCTCATTGGAAACCCAGAGACAGCGGACAACAAGTTTGCATCCATCACCACCAGCTTCAAG GAGTCTATCGTGGACGAGCAAGAAAGCAACAAGGATGAGAACATCCACCTGAGGAGGTTCCTGAGGGTTTTGGCCAATGTCCTCATCATATGCTGCTTGTGCGGGAGTGGTTACCTCATTTATTTTGTGGTGAAGCGCTCCCAGACGTTTTCCAAAATGCAAAACGTGGGGTGGTATGAAAGAAATGAG GTTGAAATTGTGATGTCCTTGCTGGGCATGTTTTGCCCTCCGCTGTTTGAAACCATTGCTGCGCTAGAAAATTACCATCCCCGCATTGGACTGAAATGGCAGCTGGGGCGGATCTTTGCGCTCTTCCTTGGGAACCTCTACACGTTTTTGTTGGCCCTGATGGATGATGTCAACGAAAAA CTGGCTGAAGAGGATGTGGTGAAGAACATCACGCACTGGACACTGCTTAGTCACCACAACTCATCCGTGGGGAATGGCAGCACCGCCACCCCACCTCCTCTTGATCCTGCAGACGTGCCCAGGGGACCCTGCTGGGAGACAACTGTTGGCATT GAGATTGTAAGGCTCACCGTGTCCGATATCCTGGTGACCTACATAACCATCCTGGTGGGAGATTTCATCCGAGCTTGCTTCGTCAGATTTATGAATTACTGTTGGTGCTGGGACCTAGAGGCTGGATTT CCGTCCTATGCAGAGTTTGACATTAGCGGCAACGTTTTGGGTTTGATCTTCAACCAGGGAATGATTTG gaTGGGATCCTTTTACGCACCAGGGCTCGTGGGTATAAACGTGCTGCGCTTATTAACCTCCATGTATTTTCAGTGCTGGGCTGTTATGAGTAGCAATGTCCCTCACGCACGAGTCTTCAAAGCATCCAAGTCTAATAATTTTTACATGGGACTTCTGCTGTTGATCCTGTTCCTCAGCCTCCTGCCTGTGGCTTATACCATCAtgtccctgcctccctcctttgACTGTGGACCGTTCAG TGGAAAGAAAAGGATGTATGAAGTCATTCAAGAGACCATTGAGCTTGATTTCCCACTTTTTGTTGCCAAGATCTTCAGCTATGTGGCAAATCCAGGACTGATCATACCTGCAATTCTGCTCATGGT CCTTGCCATCTATTACCTAAACGCTGTGGCTGAAGCATACCAGCGCGCCAATgcagagctgaagaagaaaatgcaaatg CAACgcgaagaagaaaaaaacaagagaaacaaCAAAGCGAGCACTAACCCTGTGCTGCAGGATTTGGAGGATTTATTTACACCAAGCACAAAGAGTGAAAGTCACCTCAAAGAAGCAGAAG ACAAGAAAATAGACTCTCCTAATAGAACCAGCCCAGTTGTGAAGCAAGACAAAGCAGCAGCCCTGGGTGGCAGCCCCATGACTGGTGGGAGAGGGACAGCATTCACCCTGCCGCCACACATGTTCATGACACGGCCGCCGACACCACATGTCTGGGCACCTTACCCTGGCCAGCCCAGGCCAAGGGGGTACCCACTGGGACCAGTCCCTGGAagggggagagggcagccacGCTACTCATATCCTGCTCAATAA